A window from Aeromonas rivipollensis encodes these proteins:
- a CDS encoding alpha-2-macroglobulin has protein sequence MRLLKPSPVSRVPCLLASLLAGLGALLLEGCGPDTPAPSSSPTEAQQEAGAPTSVVQANARQYRDAPALVLVFSGPLVPKANWQSWLTVSEGSKQVQGEWILAEDGRTLYFPNVQPNKRYEVTLTAGLGPAPQDWTLQTRPLEAGASFTASGMVLPLREELRLPISAVNVDEVNIDFFRIDADYLPRFLAEYRPGAGMGNWDLEQVTQRAKRVFSGRYALALDANRRETRLINVKEPQLAEAGVYFAVMSPLGNYDWRKETTYFAVSDMGLSARRYRDRLEVFVSSLATADPLKEVQLSLLDEKGNRLQVQQTDPRGHRRFEQVQGARLLLAEQGKHLAVLRLDGAALDLSTFDLGTQPWQAQQLYLFSGRDLYRPGERLDSEILLKGQDGQLLPGMAVELEVKQPDGQLLEQKRLLPDPLGAAHYGLRLPQDAPLGRWTITLKTSAGSRFEWPFLVEEFLPERLKLQLGKGPDGELQSPEAALTLPLQGDYLYGAPASSTKAKAEVKISRATMPFTQWQEFTLGDVLLAEQAKDLEPRSLTLNEQGQGSFSLVDELDGVRALGPLEVAYRVSLSEPGGRAVNRSRTQYGWPAGSQWPALRADFMAERAEGGKPLPFQILNLDDKGQPVAGEVKVRLVNEYRDYYWHYADGEGWKYEFNSQPYLEQEQTLQLDGKGPTALSLPLAAGWYRLEVENSQGHQSSLRLEIGSYAWGGGGEQARPDKIAITLDKRAYQAGDKAKVTLVAPRPGKGLLLVEDGDGLRWWQRIELNAEGAGQGEGRGEFEIPISPEWQRHDLHISAQIAVPDSESRPASSKGIQSLRSVGLVPLTLDREARRLPLTLSAPDKAVPLTRLEVTAISTPNSQGRVVLAAVDRGVLNISDYKPLDPFEIFFGRKRFAQDLFDNYGQVIPPQDGKLARLNYGGDAPALKKGGALESRVEVAALWSGEVSFDEQGKVLIPLDLPNFNGELALMALAWNEQQVGQAERAVKVVAPLVAEIGWPRFGARGDQTRALVQLRNMSGEDQNLSLEWTLSGGLQAGGELPETLSLKNGEEQWLTLPLTVSGASGVARLQLAASGKGFAVSRDWSLPLRSPWPAETRQRYQMLAPGQQMSFAPGELAGLDSTNLQGLLSLSGTPPWDPAAQWQALADYPYACLEQTLSRAWPYLLTTADERAAWAKPAEGSKPVSEADLQRALLQRLQRLQLPSGGFGLWDGRSDEEQWLTAYAADYLLARKEAGDAVPEAMLNQAINRLQSYLTDSQYGERWSSSPEHSRLAYQAYSAYVLARVGKAPLATLRLIWEQQADHARSGLPLLHLSLALSAMGDEQNAAKALVRALATERGEDYLGDYGSPLRDQALELSLLRQHKLAEERWSALSAKVADTLAHRQWLSTQERLALLRLARFDPAADWQARLLSADGERPFAGEASVQLGAPEALTASAVTNEGKGSLYVQRTLIGYPEQAPVRVSQGMSVTRSWFNGDGKQLDPAKVRVGDLVVVRLNVSSEQAVPDALLVEMVPAGFELENPALGNSIKLEELSIEGKPAWQSEWNDYLKHQEFRDDRYTAALDLSAGGNQQLVYLMRAVTPGRYQVPPTQVEDMYRPELRALGEDIHEVSISE, from the coding sequence ATGCGTCTCCTCAAGCCCTCTCCTGTGTCTCGCGTCCCTTGCTTATTGGCCTCGTTATTGGCGGGCTTGGGGGCTCTGCTGCTGGAAGGCTGCGGCCCGGACACCCCGGCGCCCTCATCCTCTCCAACCGAGGCGCAGCAGGAGGCCGGGGCTCCGACCTCAGTGGTGCAGGCCAATGCCCGCCAATATCGGGATGCCCCGGCGCTGGTACTGGTCTTCTCCGGCCCCCTGGTGCCCAAGGCGAACTGGCAGAGTTGGCTGACGGTCAGTGAAGGGAGCAAGCAGGTGCAGGGGGAGTGGATCCTCGCCGAAGATGGCCGCACCCTCTATTTCCCGAACGTTCAGCCCAACAAGCGTTATGAGGTGACCCTCACAGCTGGCCTGGGTCCAGCCCCCCAGGACTGGACCCTCCAGACCCGGCCGCTTGAGGCGGGGGCCTCCTTTACCGCCAGCGGCATGGTATTGCCCCTGCGCGAGGAGCTGCGCCTGCCCATCAGCGCGGTCAACGTGGACGAGGTCAACATCGATTTCTTCCGGATCGATGCCGACTATCTGCCGCGCTTCCTGGCCGAGTATCGCCCCGGCGCCGGCATGGGCAACTGGGATCTGGAACAGGTCACCCAGCGTGCCAAGCGGGTGTTCAGCGGTCGTTATGCCCTGGCGCTCGATGCCAACCGGCGCGAGACCCGCCTCATCAATGTGAAGGAGCCGCAACTGGCCGAGGCCGGGGTCTATTTCGCGGTGATGTCCCCGCTTGGCAACTACGACTGGCGCAAGGAGACCACCTATTTCGCGGTGAGCGACATGGGGCTCAGTGCCCGCCGCTACCGGGATCGACTGGAGGTGTTTGTCAGTTCCCTGGCAACCGCCGACCCCCTCAAGGAGGTGCAACTCTCCCTGCTCGACGAGAAGGGCAACCGGCTGCAGGTGCAGCAGACAGATCCGCGCGGTCACCGGCGTTTCGAGCAGGTGCAGGGGGCCCGGCTGCTGCTGGCCGAGCAGGGCAAGCACCTGGCGGTGCTGCGCCTCGATGGCGCGGCGCTTGATCTCTCCACCTTCGATCTGGGCACCCAGCCCTGGCAGGCACAGCAGCTTTATCTGTTCAGTGGGCGGGATCTCTACCGCCCCGGCGAGCGCCTCGACAGCGAGATCCTGCTCAAGGGGCAGGATGGCCAACTGTTGCCCGGCATGGCGGTGGAGCTGGAGGTGAAACAGCCGGACGGTCAGTTGCTGGAGCAGAAACGGCTGCTGCCTGACCCTCTGGGCGCCGCCCACTACGGCCTGCGCCTGCCGCAGGATGCGCCCCTGGGACGCTGGACCATCACCCTCAAGACATCGGCAGGCAGCCGCTTCGAGTGGCCCTTCCTGGTGGAGGAGTTCCTGCCCGAGCGGCTGAAACTGCAGCTCGGCAAGGGGCCGGATGGGGAATTGCAGAGCCCTGAAGCGGCCCTCACCCTGCCGCTGCAGGGGGACTACCTCTATGGTGCCCCGGCGAGCAGTACCAAGGCGAAGGCGGAGGTGAAGATAAGTCGCGCCACCATGCCCTTCACCCAGTGGCAGGAGTTTACCTTAGGGGACGTGCTGCTCGCCGAGCAGGCCAAGGATCTCGAGCCCCGTAGTCTCACTCTCAATGAGCAGGGGCAGGGGAGCTTCTCCCTGGTGGATGAGCTGGATGGCGTGCGTGCCCTCGGGCCGCTGGAGGTGGCCTACCGTGTCTCTCTCTCCGAGCCCGGTGGCCGCGCCGTCAATCGCAGCCGCACCCAGTACGGCTGGCCCGCCGGCAGCCAGTGGCCCGCCCTCAGGGCCGATTTCATGGCGGAGCGGGCAGAGGGGGGCAAACCGCTGCCCTTCCAGATCCTCAACCTCGACGACAAGGGCCAGCCGGTGGCGGGCGAGGTCAAGGTGCGCCTGGTCAACGAGTACCGCGACTACTACTGGCACTACGCCGACGGCGAGGGGTGGAAGTACGAGTTCAACAGTCAGCCCTATCTGGAGCAGGAGCAGACCCTGCAACTGGACGGCAAGGGGCCGACTGCCCTCAGCCTGCCCCTTGCGGCCGGCTGGTATCGCCTCGAGGTGGAGAACAGCCAGGGCCATCAATCCAGTCTGCGGCTGGAGATCGGCAGCTACGCCTGGGGCGGCGGTGGCGAGCAGGCGCGGCCCGACAAGATTGCCATCACCCTCGACAAGCGCGCCTATCAGGCTGGCGACAAGGCCAAGGTGACCCTGGTGGCGCCGCGTCCGGGCAAGGGGTTGCTGCTGGTGGAAGATGGCGACGGCCTGCGCTGGTGGCAGCGCATCGAACTGAACGCCGAAGGTGCCGGGCAAGGGGAAGGGCGTGGCGAGTTCGAGATCCCCATCAGCCCCGAGTGGCAACGTCATGATCTCCATATCTCGGCCCAGATCGCCGTCCCTGACAGCGAGTCGAGACCGGCGAGCAGCAAGGGCATTCAAAGCCTGCGCTCGGTCGGCCTGGTGCCGCTGACGCTGGACAGAGAGGCTCGCCGCCTGCCGCTCACCCTGAGCGCACCGGATAAGGCCGTGCCGCTCACCCGGCTCGAAGTGACCGCCATCTCCACCCCCAACAGTCAGGGGCGGGTGGTGCTGGCGGCGGTGGACAGGGGCGTGCTCAATATCAGCGACTACAAGCCCCTCGACCCCTTCGAAATCTTTTTCGGTCGCAAGCGCTTCGCACAAGACTTGTTCGACAACTACGGTCAGGTGATCCCGCCCCAGGACGGCAAGCTGGCTCGCCTCAACTACGGCGGCGATGCCCCGGCCCTGAAGAAGGGGGGCGCACTGGAGAGCCGGGTCGAGGTCGCTGCGCTCTGGAGTGGCGAGGTGAGTTTCGATGAGCAGGGCAAGGTGCTGATCCCGCTGGATCTGCCCAACTTCAACGGCGAGCTGGCGCTGATGGCGCTGGCCTGGAACGAGCAGCAGGTGGGCCAGGCCGAGCGCGCCGTCAAGGTAGTGGCGCCCCTGGTGGCCGAGATAGGCTGGCCGCGTTTTGGCGCTCGCGGGGATCAGACCCGTGCCCTGGTGCAGCTGCGCAACATGAGCGGCGAGGATCAGAATCTTTCGCTTGAATGGACCCTGAGCGGCGGCTTGCAGGCGGGGGGCGAGCTGCCCGAGACGCTTTCCCTCAAAAACGGCGAGGAGCAGTGGCTGACCCTGCCGCTCACCGTCAGCGGAGCGAGTGGGGTGGCCCGCCTGCAACTGGCGGCCAGCGGCAAGGGCTTTGCGGTAAGCCGCGACTGGTCGCTGCCGCTGCGCTCCCCCTGGCCTGCCGAGACTCGCCAGCGCTACCAGATGCTGGCCCCCGGCCAGCAGATGAGCTTTGCGCCGGGCGAGCTGGCGGGACTGGATAGCACCAACCTGCAGGGGCTGCTCAGCCTCTCAGGTACGCCCCCCTGGGATCCTGCCGCCCAGTGGCAGGCGCTGGCCGACTACCCCTATGCCTGCTTGGAGCAGACCCTCTCCCGCGCCTGGCCCTACCTGCTGACCACGGCGGATGAGCGTGCCGCCTGGGCCAAACCTGCAGAGGGGAGCAAACCGGTGAGCGAGGCGGATCTGCAGCGCGCCCTGCTGCAACGCTTGCAGCGGTTGCAACTGCCGAGCGGCGGTTTCGGCCTCTGGGATGGGCGCTCCGACGAGGAGCAGTGGCTCACCGCCTATGCAGCCGACTACCTGCTGGCCCGCAAGGAGGCGGGTGATGCCGTGCCGGAGGCCATGCTCAATCAGGCCATCAACCGGCTGCAAAGCTATCTCACCGACAGCCAGTACGGGGAGCGCTGGAGCAGTTCCCCCGAACACAGCCGCCTGGCCTATCAGGCCTACAGTGCCTATGTGCTGGCGCGGGTGGGCAAGGCGCCGCTCGCCACCTTGCGCCTCATCTGGGAGCAACAGGCGGATCACGCCCGCTCCGGTTTGCCGCTGCTCCACCTCTCGCTGGCGCTCTCGGCCATGGGGGATGAGCAGAACGCCGCCAAGGCCCTTGTCCGGGCGCTAGCGACCGAGCGCGGTGAGGACTATCTGGGGGATTACGGCTCTCCCCTGCGCGACCAGGCCCTCGAGCTATCCCTGCTTCGTCAGCACAAGCTGGCCGAGGAGCGCTGGTCAGCGCTGAGCGCCAAGGTGGCCGATACCCTGGCTCACCGTCAGTGGCTCAGCACCCAGGAGCGCCTCGCCCTGCTGCGACTCGCCCGCTTTGACCCCGCCGCCGACTGGCAGGCCAGGTTGCTATCGGCCGATGGCGAGCGCCCCTTTGCCGGCGAGGCCAGCGTGCAGCTCGGCGCCCCGGAGGCGTTGACAGCCAGCGCCGTTACCAATGAGGGCAAGGGCTCGCTCTATGTGCAGCGAACACTGATCGGCTACCCCGAGCAGGCGCCCGTGCGCGTCAGCCAGGGGATGAGTGTTACCCGCAGCTGGTTCAACGGCGACGGTAAGCAGCTTGATCCTGCCAAGGTACGGGTCGGCGATCTGGTGGTGGTGCGGCTCAATGTGAGCAGCGAGCAGGCGGTGCCCGATGCCCTGCTGGTGGAGATGGTGCCGGCCGGTTTCGAGCTGGAGAATCCGGCCCTTGGCAACAGCATCAAGCTGGAAGAGCTTTCGATTGAGGGGAAACCGGCGTGGCAAAGCGAGTGGAACGACTACCTCAAGCATCAGGAGTTTCGTGACGATCGCTACACGGCGGCACTGGATCTGAGTGCGGGGGGCAATCAGCAGCTGGTCTATCTGATGCGAGCGGTGACGCCGGGCCGTTATCAGGTGCCGCCGACCCAGGTGGAGGATATGTATCGGCCTGAACTGCGTGCCCTGGGGGAGGATATTCACGAGGTGAGCATCTCTGAGTAA
- a CDS encoding AI-2E family transporter, with amino-acid sequence MFIKFGLILALGSFCFTVFSPFMNMMLWALILAVTLYPLHQRFAARLGGKQGKASTLLVLLGVLLIVAPTVVMVSSLGDSVSSLVDKVNNNTLVIPAPSADIAEIPLVGAKLHAVWLKASADLPSLIVSYKPQLGDLAKKVVGILASMGGGLLGFVLSFIVAGIMMAWGAPGAASADRIAMRITDERKGLALTKLCTSTIRAVAQGVIGVAFIQALLAGIVMMLAGIPAVGIFFVLALILGIAQVPVILVTAPAIAYMWSTGDHGTAVNIIYSVLLIVAGMADNVLKPLLLGRGVDAPMPVVLLGALGGMAASGILGMFIGATLLSIGYRIFMAWVNEGLASADK; translated from the coding sequence ATGTTCATCAAGTTTGGCCTTATCCTGGCACTGGGCTCTTTCTGCTTCACCGTGTTCTCCCCCTTCATGAACATGATGTTGTGGGCCCTGATCCTGGCCGTCACCCTCTATCCCCTCCACCAGCGCTTTGCCGCGCGCCTGGGCGGGAAACAGGGCAAGGCCTCTACCCTGCTGGTCTTGCTGGGGGTGCTGCTCATCGTGGCCCCTACCGTCGTCATGGTCAGCTCCCTGGGTGACAGCGTCAGCTCCCTGGTCGACAAGGTGAACAACAACACCCTGGTGATCCCGGCGCCCTCCGCCGACATCGCCGAGATCCCGCTGGTGGGCGCCAAGCTCCATGCCGTCTGGCTGAAGGCCTCGGCGGATCTGCCCAGCCTCATCGTCAGCTACAAACCACAGCTCGGGGATCTGGCCAAGAAGGTCGTCGGCATCCTGGCCAGCATGGGGGGTGGCTTGCTCGGTTTCGTCCTCTCCTTCATCGTGGCCGGCATCATGATGGCCTGGGGCGCACCGGGTGCTGCGAGCGCCGATCGCATCGCCATGCGCATCACCGATGAACGCAAGGGGCTGGCGCTGACCAAACTGTGCACCAGCACCATACGTGCCGTCGCTCAAGGGGTCATCGGGGTCGCCTTCATCCAGGCGCTGCTGGCAGGCATCGTCATGATGCTGGCGGGGATCCCGGCCGTCGGCATCTTCTTCGTCCTGGCGCTGATCCTCGGCATCGCCCAGGTACCCGTGATCCTGGTGACGGCTCCCGCCATCGCCTACATGTGGAGCACGGGTGATCACGGCACTGCGGTGAACATCATCTACAGCGTCCTGCTGATCGTCGCAGGCATGGCCGACAACGTCCTCAAACCGCTGCTGCTGGGTCGCGGTGTCGATGCCCCCATGCCGGTGGTGCTGCTGGGCGCCCTTGGCGGCATGGCGGCCAGTGGCATCCTCGGCATGTTCATCGGCGCCACCCTGCTCTCCATCGGCTATCGCATCTTCATGGCCTGGGTCAACGAAGGTCTGGCTTCTGCGGATAAATAA
- a CDS encoding TolC family protein, translating into MAVQRHTMRPLFTGGACLLLSACTVLGPDYQSPRVEEMAGWHSASEGQQASATADYRQWWNRLNDPVLSALVEEALRKNPDVRIAGLRILEAQAQLGIAESLLGPQATVGTGEFLQAGQTRGGHSSAGSSYGAGFNLGWELDFWGKFERGIEAADASYFATLAQYDDIQVLMAAQVAQLYVSIRTLEARLYIARENARLQQRSLEITERLFKSGNSAELDVQQAKTQYLGTLSGIPQLETSLRQSQNALSTLIARPPGPLPEMATNTGKIPQGELALVTEMPADLLRRRPDVRVAERQLAAQSALIGVAESELYPSITLLGTLGVNATNGESGTFSWALGPSLSWNLLDQGRLGNQILVQDARFQQLHERYRDSVFKAAREVDDAAVAYANGQDEIALLTQTGEAARRSLEIANTQYREGMADFQRVLDSQRALFNQQERLVNSRGARMRDLITLYKALGGGWEQGRERPLVTPEVEAQLRTRADWAPLLDATHSPLTQKASSHD; encoded by the coding sequence ATGGCCGTCCAACGTCACACCATGCGCCCCCTGTTCACGGGGGGCGCATGCCTGTTATTGAGTGCCTGCACAGTGCTGGGCCCCGACTACCAGTCCCCCAGAGTCGAGGAGATGGCCGGCTGGCACAGCGCCAGCGAGGGTCAGCAGGCGAGCGCAACCGCTGACTATCGCCAATGGTGGAACCGGCTCAACGATCCCGTGCTGAGTGCCCTGGTCGAGGAAGCGCTGCGAAAGAATCCGGACGTGCGGATCGCCGGCTTGCGGATCCTCGAGGCCCAGGCCCAGCTCGGCATCGCCGAGAGCCTGCTCGGCCCCCAGGCCACCGTGGGCACGGGCGAGTTCCTGCAAGCCGGGCAGACCCGGGGGGGCCACAGCAGCGCCGGCAGCAGCTATGGCGCCGGGTTCAACCTAGGCTGGGAGCTCGACTTCTGGGGCAAGTTCGAACGCGGCATCGAAGCGGCGGATGCCAGCTACTTCGCCACCCTGGCCCAGTATGATGACATCCAGGTGCTGATGGCCGCCCAGGTGGCCCAGCTCTATGTGAGCATCCGCACCCTGGAGGCTCGCCTCTACATAGCCCGGGAGAATGCCCGCCTCCAGCAGCGCAGCCTGGAGATCACCGAACGGCTGTTCAAGAGCGGCAACAGCGCCGAGCTGGACGTGCAGCAGGCCAAGACCCAGTACCTCGGCACCCTGTCCGGCATTCCGCAACTCGAGACCAGCCTGCGCCAGAGCCAGAATGCCCTCTCAACCCTGATTGCCAGGCCCCCGGGCCCCCTGCCCGAGATGGCCACCAACACCGGCAAGATCCCCCAGGGCGAGCTGGCCCTGGTCACCGAGATGCCGGCCGATCTGCTGCGCCGACGTCCCGACGTGCGGGTCGCGGAGCGGCAACTGGCCGCCCAGTCGGCCCTGATAGGGGTGGCCGAGAGCGAGCTATACCCCTCCATCACCCTGCTTGGCACCCTGGGCGTCAACGCCACCAATGGGGAGAGCGGCACCTTCTCCTGGGCCCTCGGCCCCTCGCTCAGCTGGAACCTGCTCGATCAGGGACGGCTCGGCAACCAGATCCTGGTGCAGGACGCCCGCTTCCAGCAGCTGCACGAGCGCTATCGTGACAGCGTGTTCAAGGCGGCCCGCGAGGTGGATGACGCGGCCGTGGCCTACGCCAACGGCCAGGACGAGATCGCCCTGCTGACCCAGACCGGCGAGGCCGCCCGTCGCTCCCTAGAGATAGCCAACACCCAGTATCGCGAGGGGATGGCGGACTTCCAGCGGGTGCTCGACTCCCAGCGTGCCCTGTTCAACCAGCAGGAGCGCCTGGTCAACAGCCGTGGCGCCCGGATGCGCGATCTCATCACGCTCTACAAGGCACTGGGTGGCGGTTGGGAACAGGGGCGTGAACGCCCCCTGGTAACCCCGGAGGTGGAGGCCCAGCTGCGCACGCGCGCCGACTGGGCTCCCCTGCTCGACGCAACCCACTCCCCCCTGACACAGAAGGCAAGCTCCCATGACTGA
- a CDS encoding HlyD family secretion protein: protein MTDSTASPGQASRRATLGLLAAILLLLIWYLLADRLTPYSSQARVQAFVVPVAAEVSGQIKRVYVHDNQDVDAGSPLFEIDPEPYDIALAKARSDYQTVLSGVKANTEGVKAAEASLMAMRAAYDNAAKDAERQERLYREDPGAISVRRLEVAQASRETAKSQVAAAEADVRRAIEAAGASGDDNSQLLSARSAVHKAELDRKNTLVTAPGRGLITDLNTDTGQFIGAGAPAMTLIAIHDVWVSADLTENNLGNVRPGDKVTILLDSLPGQLFKGEIRSVGYGVGDGKSQPAGALPTVDNNRDWLRQAQRFPVKVAFRSDDFPPAEALRVGGQADVLVYTGESGVMHFLGALYIRLMSLFSFLY from the coding sequence ATGACTGACAGCACTGCATCTCCCGGCCAGGCCAGCCGCCGCGCCACCCTAGGGCTGCTGGCTGCAATCCTCCTCCTGCTCATCTGGTATCTGCTGGCGGACCGGCTGACCCCATACAGCTCCCAGGCCCGGGTGCAGGCCTTCGTGGTCCCCGTCGCCGCCGAGGTGTCCGGCCAGATCAAGCGGGTCTATGTTCACGACAATCAGGACGTGGACGCAGGCTCCCCCCTGTTCGAGATCGACCCCGAGCCCTATGACATCGCCCTGGCCAAGGCCAGATCCGACTACCAGACGGTCCTGAGCGGCGTCAAGGCGAACACCGAAGGGGTCAAGGCGGCCGAGGCCTCCCTGATGGCCATGCGCGCCGCCTATGACAACGCGGCCAAGGATGCGGAGCGCCAGGAGCGGCTCTATCGGGAGGATCCGGGCGCCATCTCGGTGCGTCGCCTCGAGGTGGCCCAGGCCAGCCGCGAGACGGCCAAAAGCCAGGTGGCGGCAGCAGAGGCCGACGTGCGCCGCGCCATCGAGGCCGCAGGGGCGAGCGGTGATGACAACTCCCAGCTGCTCAGCGCCCGCTCGGCGGTCCACAAGGCCGAGCTGGATCGCAAGAACACCCTGGTCACGGCTCCAGGACGCGGGCTTATCACCGACTTGAACACCGATACTGGCCAGTTTATCGGGGCCGGCGCACCGGCCATGACACTGATCGCCATCCACGACGTCTGGGTGTCGGCGGATCTGACGGAGAACAACCTGGGCAACGTCCGGCCAGGGGACAAGGTCACCATCCTGCTCGACAGCTTGCCCGGACAGCTGTTCAAGGGGGAGATCCGCAGCGTCGGCTACGGGGTGGGCGATGGCAAGAGCCAGCCCGCAGGCGCCCTGCCCACTGTGGACAACAACCGCGACTGGCTGCGTCAGGCGCAGCGTTTCCCGGTCAAAGTCGCCTTCCGGAGTGACGACTTTCCACCGGCCGAGGCGCTGCGGGTCGGCGGCCAGGCCGATGTGCTGGTCTACACCGGCGAGAGCGGGGTGATGCACTTCCTGGGGGCGCTCTATATCCGGCTGATGAGCCTCTTCTCCTTCCTCTATTGA
- a CDS encoding ion channel — protein MFLIFMVGIPVILINMLLQSLVSVWCIRFYIKRFGKREGVVAGMLALFGIITLVMLGNLAQIGVWGGLFLWLGEFDTLQEAVYHSGVNFATLGYGDIVMSPQWKLLGPLEAVNGALMIGLSGASMLTVLQHHIRKQLSDSAP, from the coding sequence ATGTTTCTCATATTTATGGTCGGCATCCCGGTGATCCTGATCAACATGCTGTTGCAATCCCTGGTATCCGTCTGGTGCATCCGCTTCTACATCAAGCGGTTCGGCAAGCGTGAGGGGGTGGTGGCCGGCATGCTGGCGCTGTTTGGCATCATCACCCTGGTGATGCTGGGCAACCTGGCACAGATCGGCGTCTGGGGCGGGCTCTTCCTGTGGCTCGGGGAGTTCGACACCCTGCAGGAGGCCGTCTACCACTCCGGTGTCAACTTCGCCACCCTGGGCTATGGCGACATCGTCATGAGCCCGCAGTGGAAGCTGCTCGGCCCCCTCGAGGCGGTCAACGGCGCCCTGATGATAGGCCTCTCCGGTGCCTCCATGCTGACGGTCTTGCAGCACCACATTCGCAAGCAGCTCAGTGACAGTGCCCCCTGA
- a CDS encoding FAD-dependent oxidoreductase yields MKRILIVGGVAGGASAAARARRVSEEAEIVMFERGEFVSFANCGLPYHIGGDIPNRDALLLQTPQSFKRRFNVDVRVFHEVIEIDKGGKSLLVRNLQSGEERREPYDVLLLSPGAAPIRPPFPGIDSPGVHSLRNIPDMDRILAALAHEQPRHVTVVGGGFIGLEMMEALHQRKLAVTLLELSDQVMAPVDKEMANMLHARIREEGIDLRLRIGLCAIEPLELPAEKGPAVPGGLRLTLNDGSHLDTGLLILAIGVKPETLLAAKAGLELGPRGGIKVDAGMRTSDPFIYAVGDAVEETDFVTGESVLIPLAGPANRQGRIAADNMLGRSETYKKTQGTAICKLFDLAVASTGLNEKRLVQLGLPFEKVYVHPGSHAGYYPGAHPVSLKLLFAPDGKIYGAQAIGKDGIDKRIDVLAVAQRAGLTVFDLQDLELTYAPPFGSAKDVINMAGFVASNHLKGDSILCHAAEVQARNPHQQVLDVRNAPELDKLGRIPGALHIPLDELRGRLDELPRDKELLISCQVGLRGHVACRLLSQHGFKVKNLSGGFKTWQLAIAE; encoded by the coding sequence ATGAAACGGATCCTGATTGTGGGTGGTGTCGCAGGGGGCGCATCGGCGGCGGCCCGCGCCCGTCGTGTGAGCGAAGAGGCAGAGATAGTGATGTTCGAGCGGGGCGAGTTTGTCAGCTTCGCCAACTGCGGTCTGCCCTATCACATCGGAGGGGATATCCCCAATCGGGATGCCTTGCTGCTGCAGACGCCCCAGAGCTTCAAGCGCCGTTTCAACGTCGATGTGCGGGTCTTCCACGAGGTGATCGAGATAGACAAGGGGGGCAAGAGCCTGCTGGTGCGCAACCTGCAAAGCGGCGAGGAGCGGCGCGAGCCTTATGATGTGCTGCTGCTGAGCCCGGGGGCGGCGCCTATCCGTCCTCCCTTCCCCGGCATCGACAGCCCGGGCGTGCACAGCCTGCGCAATATCCCCGACATGGATCGCATCCTGGCGGCCCTGGCGCATGAGCAGCCGCGCCACGTCACAGTGGTGGGCGGCGGCTTTATCGGGCTGGAGATGATGGAGGCGCTGCACCAGCGCAAGCTGGCGGTCACCCTGCTGGAGCTCTCCGATCAGGTGATGGCGCCGGTGGATAAAGAGATGGCCAACATGCTCCACGCCCGCATCCGCGAGGAGGGGATCGATCTGCGCCTGCGCATCGGCCTCTGTGCCATCGAGCCTCTGGAACTGCCGGCAGAGAAGGGGCCGGCGGTGCCTGGTGGCCTGCGGCTGACCCTCAATGACGGCTCTCACCTCGATACCGGCCTGCTGATCCTGGCCATAGGCGTCAAGCCCGAGACCCTGCTCGCCGCCAAGGCGGGGCTGGAGCTGGGACCCCGCGGCGGCATCAAGGTGGATGCCGGCATGCGCACCTCGGATCCCTTCATCTATGCGGTGGGGGATGCGGTGGAGGAGACCGACTTCGTCACCGGCGAGTCCGTGCTGATCCCGCTGGCGGGCCCCGCCAACCGGCAGGGGCGCATCGCCGCCGACAACATGCTGGGGCGAAGCGAGACCTACAAGAAGACCCAGGGCACCGCCATCTGCAAGCTGTTCGATCTGGCGGTGGCCAGCACGGGGCTCAACGAGAAGCGACTGGTGCAGCTGGGGCTACCGTTCGAGAAGGTCTATGTCCACCCGGGCAGCCACGCCGGTTACTACCCCGGCGCCCACCCGGTCAGCCTCAAGCTGCTGTTTGCCCCCGATGGCAAGATTTACGGCGCCCAGGCCATCGGCAAGGATGGCATCGACAAGCGCATCGACGTGCTGGCGGTGGCCCAGCGCGCCGGCCTTACCGTCTTTGACTTGCAGGATCTGGAGCTCACCTATGCGCCGCCGTTCGGCTCGGCCAAGGATGTGATCAACATGGCGGGCTTCGTGGCGAGCAACCACCTGAAGGGGGACAGCATCCTCTGCCATGCGGCCGAGGTGCAGGCCCGCAACCCGCACCAGCAAGTGCTGGATGTGCGCAACGCCCCCGAGCTCGACAAGCTGGGGCGCATACCGGGGGCGCTGCATATTCCTCTCGACGAGCTGCGCGGCCGCCTCGATGAGCTGCCAAGAGACAAGGAGCTGCTCATCAGCTGTCAGGTGGGCCTGCGCGGCCATGTGGCCTGCCGCCTGCTGAGCCAGCACGGCTTCAAGGTGAAGAACCTCTCCGGCGGCTTCAAGACCTGGCAGCTGGCCATCGCCGAGTAG